In a genomic window of Nostoc sp. UHCC 0870:
- a CDS encoding CHAT domain-containing protein, producing MVRNWLRITYHSETIQLSWQRGYETQRLAPQVPFHQPFDQEKLTDLRWYLEEYLTFPYGIFPDNAAKIEQQLQHWGQELFELVFRSTEKGKEFFQEATREGLDNCELGIISDNANVLNLPWELLYSPDYQFLAPSLAGMYRSLSSQGVRAALPPMPDDQLNILLVIARPYGERDINFKTIARPLLTALQPIRQQVNLKVLRPPSLREFEAELQAHKGFYHIVHFDGHGDFDNETQGVLVFEDDEGNPQTVNAREIAQYLRDCRVPIFVLNACKSGQVGEEAFSSVAGQLVKLGAKGVVAMAYKVQAKGAEHFIGRFYRELVRGECIAAAVAAGRKSMCIEKLRPALNVDLPLQDWLVPVLYQQEPYTPFVPKQQAPSFLELMNNVETLNKTSLHETSPKTVKAFVWLGCSH from the coding sequence ATGGTAAGAAACTGGTTAAGAATTACCTATCACAGTGAAACCATACAACTATCCTGGCAACGGGGATATGAAACCCAACGCCTTGCGCCACAAGTCCCATTCCATCAACCTTTCGATCAAGAAAAGCTAACTGATTTACGCTGGTATTTAGAAGAATATCTCACCTTCCCCTACGGGATATTCCCAGATAACGCCGCAAAAATCGAACAACAGTTGCAGCACTGGGGACAAGAGTTATTTGAGCTAGTATTTCGCAGCACCGAGAAGGGCAAAGAATTTTTTCAAGAAGCCACAAGGGAAGGACTCGACAACTGTGAACTGGGCATAATTTCTGATAACGCCAACGTGCTGAATTTACCTTGGGAATTGCTGTATTCCCCCGACTATCAATTTCTCGCCCCATCATTAGCTGGGATGTATCGCAGCCTTAGCAGTCAGGGAGTTAGGGCAGCTTTACCACCAATGCCCGATGACCAGTTAAATATTTTATTAGTAATTGCCCGTCCTTACGGCGAACGAGACATAAATTTTAAAACCATAGCCCGTCCCCTGTTGACAGCGTTGCAACCCATCCGCCAACAAGTCAATCTGAAAGTATTGCGTCCCCCTAGCCTCAGAGAGTTTGAAGCAGAATTACAGGCGCATAAGGGTTTTTACCATATTGTCCATTTTGATGGACATGGGGATTTTGACAACGAAACCCAAGGCGTTTTAGTGTTTGAAGACGACGAAGGCAACCCCCAAACAGTCAACGCTAGAGAAATTGCCCAATATTTAAGAGATTGTCGCGTGCCAATTTTCGTCTTAAACGCTTGCAAATCTGGACAAGTAGGCGAAGAAGCTTTTTCCTCAGTCGCGGGACAGTTAGTGAAATTGGGGGCGAAGGGTGTAGTAGCAATGGCGTATAAAGTCCAAGCCAAAGGTGCAGAACACTTTATTGGGCGGTTTTATCGGGAACTGGTAAGGGGAGAGTGTATTGCCGCAGCAGTCGCAGCTGGGCGAAAGTCAATGTGTATTGAAAAATTGCGCCCTGCTCTCAATGTGGATTTACCTTTACAAGATTGGCTAGTGCCAGTTTTATATCAGCAAGAACCCTACACACCATTTGTTCCCAAACAGCAAGCACCGAGTTTTTTAGAATTAATGAATAATGTAGAGACGTTGAATAAAACGTCTCTACATGAGACATCTCCGAAAACAGTCAAAGCCTTTGTTTGGCTAGGCTGTAGCCACTAA
- a CDS encoding succinylglutamate desuccinylase/aspartoacylase family protein, producing the protein MFPQIETIFLRQMASGDRLFLQLYKFIGSQPGKKVYIQSNLHGAEISGNAVIHQLIEFLLSVDAADLMGEVWLVPVCNPMGVNERAQHFSPGRHCAYESKDWNRIFWDYEKHNNHLLAFAKSQIHEDLATIRQNYLNIIKQKFARNLDEISSPHSVPYSERFRYELQSISLDADYLIDLHSSNNQGLDYVYYFRNREDSAKYFLLDFGILLDKYDGDAFDEAFIKPWLALEDCFQQLGRQIQFDIEAWTLELGAGMQMNPDSVAKGVEGIKNYLIQKNVLQNLPSTQGHEIYFAKSSNREKYYAIAGGMIQSRVALGTNIKAGEKLYQILSFNKENQLPTVIDICAAEDGLVYDVSTNQAVNQGEFVLGIIH; encoded by the coding sequence ATGTTCCCTCAGATTGAAACTATATTTTTGCGTCAAATGGCTTCGGGCGATCGCCTGTTTTTACAACTTTACAAGTTCATCGGTTCTCAACCTGGGAAAAAGGTCTATATTCAATCAAATCTCCACGGTGCGGAAATATCTGGTAATGCGGTTATTCATCAATTGATTGAGTTTTTATTGTCGGTTGATGCGGCTGATTTAATGGGGGAGGTTTGGTTAGTTCCTGTGTGCAATCCAATGGGAGTTAATGAACGCGCTCAACATTTTTCTCCTGGCCGTCATTGTGCCTATGAATCTAAAGACTGGAATCGCATTTTTTGGGATTATGAGAAACACAATAATCATTTGTTGGCTTTTGCTAAGTCTCAAATTCATGAAGATTTAGCAACTATTCGCCAGAATTATTTAAATATTATCAAACAGAAATTTGCTCGGAATTTAGATGAAATTAGTTCACCTCATAGCGTCCCCTACAGTGAAAGATTTCGGTATGAATTACAATCTATTAGTCTCGATGCTGACTATTTAATTGATTTACATAGTTCTAATAATCAAGGTTTAGATTATGTTTATTATTTCCGTAATCGTGAAGATAGCGCAAAATATTTTTTGCTGGATTTTGGTATATTGCTAGATAAATATGATGGTGATGCTTTCGATGAAGCGTTTATTAAACCTTGGTTGGCTTTAGAAGATTGTTTTCAGCAGTTGGGTAGACAAATTCAATTTGACATCGAAGCTTGGACTTTAGAACTAGGTGCAGGTATGCAAATGAATCCTGATTCGGTGGCGAAAGGTGTGGAGGGTATAAAAAATTATTTAATTCAAAAAAATGTGTTGCAAAATCTACCCTCTACTCAAGGTCATGAAATTTATTTTGCTAAGAGTAGCAACCGGGAAAAATATTATGCGATCGCAGGCGGGATGATTCAGTCTAGAGTCGCTTTAGGTACAAATATCAAAGCTGGCGAAAAACTATATCAAATTCTCAGCTTTAATAAGGAAAATCAGCTACCTACAGTTATTGATATCTGTGCGGCTGAAGATGGCTTAGTTTACGATGTCTCCACAAATCAAGCTGTAAATCAAGGTGAATTTGTGCTTGGGATAATTCATTAG
- a CDS encoding HARBI1 family protein, with amino-acid sequence MLTEYELIVDSYEQVRERPRDNDEQKKYFSGKKSNHTFKTQMIILPDASDIVDVVAGEPGPKSDITLFREYRSEFDAKQRFKGDKAYLGEDLITTPIKKPRNQELTTEQKEQNKIFSSKRIFVEHRIRSVKIFRVVQERFRLNTRKYKQVILTICGLVRLRIRGLILPLEISAISSG; translated from the coding sequence ATGCTCACAGAATATGAATTAATAGTAGATAGCTATGAACAAGTCAGAGAAAGACCTAGAGACAATGATGAACAAAAGAAATATTTTTCAGGTAAGAAGAGTAATCATACATTTAAAACTCAAATGATTATTTTACCTGATGCTAGTGATATCGTTGATGTTGTGGCAGGTGAACCTGGTCCAAAAAGCGATATAACTTTGTTCCGAGAATATCGTTCAGAGTTTGATGCCAAACAAAGATTTAAAGGAGATAAGGCATATCTTGGAGAAGATTTAATTACAACTCCAATTAAGAAACCAAGAAATCAAGAACTAACAACTGAACAGAAAGAACAGAACAAAATATTTTCATCTAAACGAATCTTTGTTGAACATCGAATACGGTCAGTCAAAATCTTTCGAGTTGTCCAAGAGAGATTTAGGTTAAATACCCGCAAATATAAGCAAGTAATTTTGACGATTTGTGGGCTAGTAAGGTTACGGATTCGAGGGCTAATATTACCATTAGAAATATCAGCTATATCATCAGGTTAA
- the era gene encoding GTPase Era yields the protein MTSIDNHILSFSEGVSIPQAPPEFKSGFIGIIGRPNVGKSTLMNQLVGQKIAITSPVAQTTRNRLRGIVTTPDAQLIFVDTPGIHKPHHQLGEVLVRNATIAIDSVDVVLFVVDGTVACGAGDRFIADLLINSKTPVIAGINKIDQQPANPQNINESYQQMADAHQWPTVKFSAMTGAELPQLQTLLIENLDHGPFYYPPDLVTDQPERFIMGELIREQILLLTREEVPHSVAIAIDKVEETPAITRVMATIHVERDSQKGILIGKGGSMLKAIGSAAREQIQKLISGKVYLELFVKVQPKWRHSRVRLAELGYRVEE from the coding sequence GTGACTAGTATTGATAATCACATTTTATCTTTTTCAGAAGGGGTATCAATTCCTCAAGCTCCTCCTGAATTTAAATCAGGTTTTATCGGCATTATTGGCCGTCCTAATGTTGGTAAATCTACGTTGATGAATCAATTAGTCGGGCAAAAAATCGCTATTACCTCACCAGTAGCACAAACTACACGCAATCGTTTAAGAGGGATCGTCACAACCCCAGACGCACAATTAATATTTGTCGATACGCCAGGAATACATAAACCTCATCATCAATTGGGTGAAGTATTGGTGCGGAATGCCACAATAGCGATTGACTCGGTGGATGTAGTGCTGTTTGTGGTGGATGGAACAGTAGCTTGTGGTGCAGGCGATCGCTTCATTGCTGATCTACTAATTAATAGTAAAACACCAGTGATTGCGGGTATCAATAAAATTGATCAACAGCCTGCAAATCCCCAAAACATCAATGAAAGTTATCAACAGATGGCGGATGCACATCAATGGCCGACAGTCAAGTTTTCTGCTATGACTGGTGCAGAATTACCCCAACTGCAAACATTATTAATTGAAAATTTGGATCATGGTCCGTTCTACTATCCGCCTGACTTGGTAACAGACCAACCAGAACGGTTTATTATGGGCGAGTTAATTCGAGAACAGATTTTGCTGTTAACTCGTGAAGAAGTTCCTCATTCTGTGGCGATCGCAATTGATAAAGTAGAAGAAACACCAGCTATTACCCGCGTCATGGCTACCATCCACGTTGAACGCGATTCCCAAAAAGGGATTCTCATCGGTAAAGGTGGCTCAATGCTCAAAGCCATAGGTAGTGCAGCGCGGGAGCAAATTCAAAAACTAATATCTGGTAAAGTTTATCTAGAGTTATTTGTCAAAGTCCAACCCAAATGGCGACACTCCCGCGTCAGGTTAGCAGAATTGGGCTACCGCGTGGAAGAATAG
- a CDS encoding type II toxin-antitoxin system VapC family toxin gives MRVLLDTNVILDDALEREPFLAASEQVLVMVEEGAIEGYVSASSFSDLYYIIRRPRGREWPATYLKQLANFCRIANVDSNTINMALNINFKDFEDAIQDSTAAINQLDAIITRNPGDFPVSTPRILTPEQLIQELTNTP, from the coding sequence GTGAGAGTTCTGTTAGATACTAATGTAATTCTTGATGATGCTCTTGAACGAGAGCCTTTCCTAGCAGCCAGCGAACAAGTTTTGGTAATGGTTGAGGAAGGAGCAATTGAAGGTTATGTTTCTGCCTCAAGTTTCAGTGATTTATATTACATAATCCGCCGCCCAAGGGGTCGAGAGTGGCCTGCTACTTATTTAAAACAGTTAGCTAATTTTTGCCGTATTGCTAATGTAGATAGCAATACAATTAACATGGCGTTAAATATTAACTTTAAAGACTTTGAAGACGCTATTCAAGACAGCACGGCGGCGATAAATCAATTAGATGCTATTATTACTCGTAATCCTGGAGATTTTCCTGTATCCACTCCTCGGATTCTTACGCCTGAGCAATTAATTCAAGAATTAACGAATACACCTTAA
- a CDS encoding U32 family peptidase gives MEIASSHHPQSSLQRPEILAPAGNWECAKAAVENGADAIYFGLDRFNARMRAQNFTEADLPELMTFLHHRGVKGYVTVNTLIFPQELAEAQQYLRTIIAAGVDAMIVQDVGICRLIRHLSPDFPIHASTQMTVTSAAGVEFAKSLGCQLVVLARECSLKEINKIQQQIAQQAVSLPLEVFVHGALCVAYSGQCLTSEALGGRSANRGECAQACRMPYDLIVDGEIVNLDERKYLLSPQDLAGLEVLPDLVTSGVTSLKIEGRLKAPEYVANVTRVYRQALDQVMRKLARPNPLTSFPSREGGIKASLSTSNNGRGQERYNLEMAFSRGLYTGWFAGINNQELVHARFGKKRGVYLGEVTRIRNEQVTLKLAAPLKPGDGVVFDCGHPETKEEGGRVYGVVQQGQEAVITFGRGNVNFQRVHVGDKLWKTSDPELDKQLRQTFAGDNPQFQRPIDVEIYGEIGELLIAIARDEFGNIVQVKSEIPVVEAHTKPLHIERIKEQFGRLGNTPFRLGTLTNHLSGNVMIPVSELNRMRREIVTQLEELRSQPKRWELNPQASFQDLLPPTSPPSPTSPSLIVLVRNLKQLQAALKAGVETLYCEFEDPRAYREAVQLFRESQKEKQLDSVTCHLSPVPSIWVAPPRITKPGENWILQQVRASEADGYLVRNYDQLEFFAADRCIGDFSFNVANPLTADYFKQRFGWERLTASYDLNITQLEDLLKTCPSEWFEVTIHQHMPMFHMEHCVFCAFLSEGTDYTNCGRPCDKHEVKLRVDTERLVGKHRVGSEHILQADAGCRNTVFNGTAQTGAEYVQRLIDLGLQHFRIEFVNETPEQVTKTIQQYDHLLKGEITGSQLWRELKLQSQLGVTRGPLK, from the coding sequence ATGGAAATTGCTAGTTCTCACCATCCCCAATCTTCTTTACAACGTCCTGAAATCCTTGCACCTGCTGGTAATTGGGAGTGTGCTAAAGCTGCTGTGGAAAATGGGGCGGATGCAATTTATTTTGGTTTAGATCGGTTTAACGCCAGAATGCGGGCGCAAAATTTTACTGAGGCTGATTTACCGGAATTGATGACATTTTTGCACCATCGGGGTGTGAAAGGTTATGTCACTGTCAATACATTGATTTTCCCGCAAGAGTTGGCAGAAGCGCAACAATATCTCCGCACAATTATTGCGGCTGGCGTAGATGCGATGATTGTTCAAGATGTAGGTATTTGTCGCCTGATTCGTCATCTATCGCCAGATTTCCCCATCCACGCGTCTACTCAAATGACTGTTACTAGTGCGGCTGGGGTGGAGTTTGCTAAATCTCTCGGTTGTCAGTTAGTGGTGTTAGCTCGTGAATGTTCTTTAAAAGAGATTAACAAAATTCAGCAGCAAATTGCACAACAGGCCGTTTCGCTACCACTTGAGGTGTTTGTGCATGGTGCGTTGTGTGTGGCTTACTCTGGTCAGTGTTTAACTAGTGAAGCTTTAGGCGGACGTTCAGCGAACCGGGGTGAATGCGCTCAAGCTTGTCGGATGCCCTATGATTTAATTGTTGATGGGGAAATTGTAAACTTAGACGAACGCAAATATTTACTTAGTCCCCAAGATTTAGCCGGCTTGGAAGTATTACCTGATTTAGTTACGTCTGGGGTAACTAGTCTCAAAATTGAAGGTCGTTTAAAAGCACCGGAGTATGTTGCTAATGTCACCCGTGTTTATCGCCAAGCATTAGACCAGGTGATGAGGAAATTGGCAAGACCTAACCCCCTAACCTCCTTCCCTAGTAGGGAAGGGGGAATAAAAGCTTCCCTGTCTACATCGAACAACGGGAGAGGTCAAGAACGCTACAACCTAGAGATGGCATTTTCTCGCGGACTTTACACGGGTTGGTTTGCGGGGATTAATAATCAAGAATTGGTTCATGCGCGGTTCGGAAAGAAGCGGGGGGTTTATTTAGGCGAAGTTACCCGCATTCGTAATGAACAGGTGACACTTAAATTAGCAGCACCCCTGAAACCTGGGGACGGTGTGGTATTTGATTGTGGTCATCCAGAAACTAAGGAAGAAGGCGGTCGAGTCTATGGGGTGGTACAGCAGGGACAGGAAGCGGTGATCACATTTGGCCGAGGTAATGTCAACTTTCAGCGTGTTCATGTAGGCGATAAGCTATGGAAAACCAGTGACCCAGAATTAGATAAACAATTACGCCAGACTTTCGCCGGGGATAACCCCCAATTTCAGCGTCCGATTGACGTGGAAATTTATGGAGAGATTGGTGAGTTATTAATTGCGATCGCCCGCGATGAATTCGGTAACATTGTACAGGTAAAATCAGAAATTCCCGTGGTGGAAGCACACACCAAACCTCTACATATAGAACGCATTAAAGAACAGTTTGGTCGTCTTGGTAACACCCCCTTCCGTTTGGGAACATTAACGAATCATCTCAGTGGTAATGTGATGATACCTGTGAGTGAATTAAACCGGATGCGGCGCGAAATCGTCACCCAGTTAGAGGAGTTACGCAGTCAACCCAAACGCTGGGAACTAAATCCTCAAGCTTCCTTCCAAGACCTACTCCCCCCCACATCTCCCCCATCCCCCACATCTCCCTCACTCATCGTCCTAGTCCGCAACCTCAAACAACTCCAAGCCGCTCTCAAAGCAGGCGTTGAGACACTTTACTGTGAATTTGAAGACCCCCGCGCTTATCGGGAAGCCGTGCAATTATTCCGTGAAAGCCAAAAGGAAAAACAATTAGATTCTGTCACCTGTCACCTGTCCCCTGTCCCCTCCATCTGGGTCGCCCCTCCCCGCATTACCAAACCGGGGGAAAACTGGATTTTGCAACAAGTACGCGCTTCCGAAGCTGATGGCTATTTGGTGCGGAATTACGACCAACTCGAATTTTTTGCCGCAGACCGTTGTATTGGCGATTTCTCTTTTAATGTTGCTAATCCTCTAACAGCCGACTACTTCAAACAGCGTTTTGGTTGGGAACGGTTAACAGCATCCTATGACTTGAATATTACCCAACTGGAAGATTTGCTGAAAACTTGTCCTAGTGAATGGTTTGAGGTGACAATTCATCAACATATGCCAATGTTCCATATGGAGCATTGCGTTTTTTGTGCGTTTCTCTCTGAGGGGACAGACTATACTAATTGTGGCAGACCTTGCGACAAACATGAAGTGAAATTGCGCGTAGATACGGAGCGGCTTGTCGGTAAACATCGCGTCGGTAGTGAACACATTCTACAAGCCGATGCAGGTTGTCGTAACACTGTATTTAATGGTACTGCCCAAACCGGAGCAGAGTACGTACAGCGTCTCATAGATTTAGGTTTACAACACTTCCGCATTGAATTTGTCAATGAAACACCAGAACAGGTGACGAAAACAATACAGCAATACGATCATTTATTAAAAGGTGAAATTACAGGTTCTCAACTTTGGCGCGAGTTGAAATTACAGAGCCAATTAGGTGTAACTCGTGGGCCGTTAAAATAA
- a CDS encoding tetratricopeptide repeat protein — translation MLVQGMGGVGKTELAAGFARWLYDTQERTGGIFFTSFEQGAGLIQVINQIGKALGGDKFSQLMTEQQEAVVRQYLQTNPCLLIWDNFEPVNGFPTGNEPLVSEEERNNLKRFLKELRGGKSWVLITSRREEPWLDCGYRLINVGGLSSADAEELAAKILQTVGVERKNLPKEYLELLKLLGGHPLSLRVVLPHLKNQTPTKLIEALRRGLDTFQGVEEEGRDKSLTVSLDYSFARLSEKTRRHLPFLALFSERVYAHWFSIFLANPDSDFGKLYRDVFGENVQPSYWQLILEESTEVGILEHLGSKIYTIHPTLPWYLRERLNEQSTQADILELEKNLLIFYTALAEHYDEQLISNAESASLMLRIEEPNFLHNLRFAEQQQDWRNAQSILTVLGEVYKRWSRKQQFNYLRQRICKQIGTNLKQVKEKGNAAFDMWMYLRNSEANEALAIHDLEKARAIYQEILDELIGLKISSVNDGIATLNNNLAGVAVEQGDLNKAIVAYEIALNIRKNSGESYKAASIYLNLSRIYQIQRQFQKATNYSQQALRIYKDAQDLYKSGEAYYQLGEIALKQRQYKEAINFSKTALNIYKNYGGLDKVAAAYHQLGSVKYLQGQFAEASNYYKEALKIYEDTEDWYNSADEYLQLGQVAEIQQNYDEAFAYYTKALRIFENVKNTDKAATVYHQLAILAQRQNIFNEAIRYCQAALKIREDNQDWYKAADGYYLLGMIAQRQENLHVAFNYYKKALEIFQEFQDWYKISLALMSLGNVLEAQSSSNEAVKSYLQALVIDLQHDQEWFDLLINYLGGLLKHIGESEFQAIWREVTGEECVGEVREAIWQARDSS, via the coding sequence GTGTTAGTCCAGGGAATGGGCGGCGTTGGTAAGACTGAGTTAGCCGCAGGTTTTGCCCGGTGGTTATATGATACCCAAGAACGCACAGGCGGAATTTTCTTCACCTCCTTTGAACAGGGTGCGGGGTTAATTCAGGTAATTAACCAAATTGGCAAGGCGTTGGGTGGAGATAAATTTTCCCAATTGATGACAGAACAACAAGAGGCGGTAGTGCGGCAATATCTGCAAACCAATCCTTGTTTATTGATTTGGGATAACTTTGAACCCGTGAACGGTTTCCCCACGGGGAATGAACCATTGGTGAGTGAAGAAGAAAGAAACAACCTGAAACGGTTTCTCAAAGAATTGCGGGGTGGGAAATCTTGGGTATTAATTACCAGTCGCCGCGAAGAACCTTGGCTTGATTGTGGATATAGGTTAATTAATGTGGGCGGTTTATCGTCAGCCGATGCGGAAGAATTGGCGGCGAAGATTTTGCAAACCGTGGGTGTGGAGAGAAAGAACCTACCAAAAGAATATTTGGAGTTATTGAAATTGCTGGGTGGACATCCCTTGTCTTTGCGGGTGGTATTACCACATTTGAAAAACCAGACACCAACTAAGTTAATTGAAGCGTTGCGGCGTGGTTTAGATACTTTTCAGGGTGTAGAGGAGGAGGGTAGGGATAAGTCGTTAACGGTGTCTTTGGATTATTCTTTTGCGAGGTTGTCGGAGAAAACGCGGCGACATTTACCGTTTTTAGCCTTGTTTTCGGAACGGGTTTATGCTCATTGGTTTAGTATATTCTTAGCAAATCCAGATAGTGATTTTGGAAAGTTATACAGAGATGTTTTTGGTGAAAATGTTCAACCTAGCTATTGGCAATTGATTCTTGAAGAATCAACAGAAGTAGGTATATTGGAACATCTCGGTTCAAAAATTTATACAATTCATCCGACATTACCTTGGTATCTACGCGAACGCCTAAATGAACAAAGCACTCAAGCAGACATTTTGGAACTTGAAAAAAATTTACTGATTTTTTATACAGCATTGGCAGAACACTATGATGAACAGCTAATTAGCAATGCTGAAAGTGCGAGTCTCATGTTGCGAATAGAAGAACCGAATTTTTTGCACAACCTACGCTTTGCTGAACAACAACAAGATTGGCGTAATGCTCAGTCAATTTTGACAGTATTAGGAGAAGTATATAAGCGATGGAGTCGTAAACAGCAGTTTAACTACCTGCGGCAGAGGATATGTAAGCAGATTGGTACAAACTTGAAACAGGTAAAGGAAAAAGGTAACGCAGCCTTCGATATGTGGATGTATTTGCGTAATAGCGAAGCTAATGAAGCTTTGGCTATTCATGATTTGGAAAAAGCAAGAGCAATATATCAAGAGATTTTAGATGAATTGATAGGATTAAAAATTTCTTCCGTAAATGATGGCATCGCAACTTTAAATAATAATTTAGCGGGTGTAGCTGTGGAGCAGGGTGATTTAAACAAAGCTATTGTTGCTTACGAAATAGCCTTGAATATTCGTAAAAACTCTGGAGAATCTTATAAAGCAGCTAGTATTTATCTAAACTTGAGTAGAATTTACCAAATACAAAGGCAATTCCAAAAAGCGACAAATTATTCACAACAAGCTTTAAGAATATACAAAGACGCTCAAGACTTATACAAGTCAGGAGAGGCATACTACCAATTAGGTGAAATAGCACTAAAGCAGCGACAATATAAAGAAGCTATTAATTTTTCTAAAACAGCTCTAAATATTTACAAAAATTATGGAGGTTTAGATAAAGTTGCGGCTGCATATCATCAACTGGGAAGTGTCAAATATCTACAAGGGCAATTTGCAGAAGCCAGCAATTATTACAAAGAAGCTTTAAAAATTTACGAAGATACTGAAGATTGGTATAACTCAGCCGATGAGTATTTACAATTGGGTCAGGTCGCTGAAATACAACAGAACTATGATGAAGCCTTTGCCTATTATACAAAAGCATTAAGAATTTTTGAAAATGTCAAAAACACAGATAAAGCTGCTACTGTCTATCATCAGTTAGCTATTTTGGCACAGCGTCAAAATATTTTTAATGAAGCAATTCGTTATTGCCAAGCAGCTTTGAAAATTAGAGAAGATAATCAAGATTGGTATAAAGCAGCAGATGGCTATTATTTGTTGGGAATGATAGCACAGAGACAAGAAAACCTTCATGTTGCATTTAATTATTACAAGAAAGCACTTGAAATTTTTCAGGAATTTCAAGATTGGTATAAAATTTCATTAGCATTGATGAGCTTGGGCAATGTTTTAGAAGCACAATCAAGTTCAAATGAAGCAGTAAAAAGTTATCTGCAAGCCTTAGTTATAGATTTACAGCATGATCAGGAATGGTTTGATTTGCTCATTAACTATTTAGGAGGATTGCTCAAGCACATAGGAGAAAGCGAGTTTCAAGCCATTTGGCGTGAGGTGACGGGTGAAGAGTGCGTGGGTGAGGTGCGTGAGGCAATTTGGCAAGCGCGAGATAGTTCGTAG
- a CDS encoding helix-turn-helix domain-containing protein, whose protein sequence is MSNILNYIEENPKQTQRLIGLEYEQLQQLIINGERLYHEKKALLESKKVRIIAGGGGRKPKLSISEQIILTLVYLRHLTTFQLLGIQFEVSESTANDTFNYWLPNLRELLPSSLLEQVKKKRF, encoded by the coding sequence ATGAGCAATATACTGAATTACATTGAAGAGAATCCTAAACAAACCCAAAGGTTAATAGGTCTGGAATATGAACAGTTACAACAATTAATCATAAATGGGGAAAGATTATATCATGAAAAAAAAGCTTTACTGGAATCTAAGAAAGTGAGAATTATTGCTGGTGGAGGAGGTCGGAAACCAAAATTATCTATTTCTGAACAAATCATTTTAACTTTAGTGTATCTCCGACATCTGACAACCTTTCAACTTCTAGGTATTCAGTTTGAAGTAAGTGAGTCTACAGCCAACGATACGTTTAACTATTGGTTGCCTAACTTGCGAGAATTACTGCCATCAAGTTTGCTTGAACAAGTAAAAAAAAAACGCTTCTGA